Genomic segment of Rhodococcus rhodochrous:
TCGCGGATTTCGTCGACGCGATCACGACAGCGCCGGTGGAGTACACGGATCTGCGCGCCGACGAACACGCGGTGCGCGCCGAGATGGTCGGCACGGTCGTGGAGATCGCCCGCGCAGGCGACACCGTTCCGGCGGGTGCGCCGCTCGCCGTGCTCGACGCGATGAAGATGCAGCACGAGATCCGGGCACCCGGCAGTGCCGTGGTCGAACGTGTGCTCGTCGAGCCGGGCCGCACCGTCGACCCGGGCACGGTGCTCGCGGTGGTCCGCCTGTTCGACGCGGAGACCGCGACGGACGACATCGCCGCCGTCGACCTCGACGCCGACCGCGCCGACCTCGACGAGATCCGTCGCAGACACGAGATCACCACCGACGCGGCGCGACCCGAGGTCGTGGCGAAGCGGCACGGGCGGGGCCGGCGCACGGCACGCGAGAACATCGCCGACCTCGTCGACGACGGCAGCTTCGTCGAATACGGACCGCTCGTCCTCGCCGCGCAGCGCGGCCGCCGCAGCGAGGAGGACCTGATCGCGAACACCCCGGCGGACGGGCTCGTCGGCGGCACCGCCCGGATCGGTGGGGCCGAGGTGGTCGTGATGTCCTACGACTACACCGTCCTCGCGGGCACCCAGGGCCGCAACAACCACCGCAAGACCGATCGGCTGCTCGAACTCGCCGCCCGGCGGCGGGTGCCGCTCGTGCTGTTCGCCGAGGGTGGCGGCGGGCGACCCGGGGACGTCGACGCCGGTTCCGGTGCGGGACTCGACCTGCCCACCTTCCGCTCGATGGCGTCACTGCGCGGACGCGTGCCCACCGTCGCGGTCGTCTCCGGCCGCTGCTTCGCGGGCAACGCCGCGCTCGCCGGGGTGTGCGACGTGCTCATCGCGACCCCCGACGCCACTATCGGCATGGGCGGTCCCGCGATGATCGAGGGCGGAGGGCTCGGGGTGCACCGCCCCGAGGACATCGGACCGATCGACGTGCAACGCCGCAACGGGGTCGTGCACGTCGCCGCGCGCGACGAGGCGCACGCCGTGGACGTCGCCCGGCGATATCTCGCCTACTTCACCGCGCCGCACGAGGACCGGCAGGCACCCGACCCGCGTCTCGCGCGACATGTGGTGCCGGAGAACCGTCTCCGCGCCTACGACGTGCGATCGGCGATCGACGCGATCGCCGACGTCGGATCGGTGCTCGAACTGCGCCCGGACCACGGCGTCGGCATCGTCACCGCCCTGATGCGCGTCGAAGGCGCCGCCTACGGTGTGCTCGCCAACAGCAGTGCCCACCTCGGCGGGGCGATCGACGCGGAGGCCGCAGACAAGGCCGCGGACTTCCTGGAACTGTGCGAATCGCACCGGCTGCCCGTGGTGAGCCTGTGCGACACACCGGGATTCATGGTCGGACCGGAATCTGAGAAGGACGCCACCGTGCGCCGCTTCGGACGCTTCTTCGTCGCCGGTGCACGCCTGACCGTCCCGTTCGGCATGATCATCCTCCGCAAGGGCTACGGCCTCGGCGCGATGGCGATGGCCGGCGGATCCTTCCACGCACCCGAATTCACCGTCGCGTGGCCGACGGGGGAGATCGGCGGGATGGGACTCGAAGGGGCCGTGCGGCTCGGCTTCCGCAAGGAACTCGACGCCGCGGAGACACCCCGGGAGCGCGAGGAACTGTTCGACCGGCTCGTCGCCCTCGCCTACCAGCAGGGCAAGGCGCTGCAGGCGGCGACGAGCTTCGAACTCGACGACGTCATCGACCCCGCCGACAGTCGCGCCTGGATCGCGCGACTGGTGCAACCGCGGTGAACCCGGGTATGCGACAGCCATGGTGACCTATCCCGGCGCGCAGCAGTACGTACCCG
This window contains:
- a CDS encoding acetyl-CoA carboxylase family protein, giving the protein MLLVANRGEIALRVVRTAGDLGLDTVAVHAADDADAPHVRAATRAEALPGSGPSAYLDPDAIVGVARATGCTLVHPGYGFLSENAAFAQACADAGLTFVGPSPEALRILGDKRAARSVAEELGIPVTAAVEATDPESVRAFLRDRPGGIVVKALAGGGGRGMRVVRDAADLDEALRLAAAEAHAAFDDDRLYAEALVERARHVEVQVVAAESRPGTRAVALGDRDCSVQRRHQKLVEIAPAPDLPHALREALHGAAVRLIGHVGCHGLSTVEFLVHDDGFVFLEVNPRIQVEHTVTEEVTGVDLVATQIAIARGAGFDELGLPEGITFDGSGIGGRPAAAQGIAVQVRVNAETPRADGIALPAAGTLTAFTPPTGPGIRVDTHGRPGLEVTGRYDSLLAKVVAYVRSGDRAAVLRKASTALGEFVVDGVDTNRDLLQKILDDKEFRSGSIHTTWLGERLADFVDAITTAPVEYTDLRADEHAVRAEMVGTVVEIARAGDTVPAGAPLAVLDAMKMQHEIRAPGSAVVERVLVEPGRTVDPGTVLAVVRLFDAETATDDIAAVDLDADRADLDEIRRRHEITTDAARPEVVAKRHGRGRRTARENIADLVDDGSFVEYGPLVLAAQRGRRSEEDLIANTPADGLVGGTARIGGAEVVVMSYDYTVLAGTQGRNNHRKTDRLLELAARRRVPLVLFAEGGGGRPGDVDAGSGAGLDLPTFRSMASLRGRVPTVAVVSGRCFAGNAALAGVCDVLIATPDATIGMGGPAMIEGGGLGVHRPEDIGPIDVQRRNGVVHVAARDEAHAVDVARRYLAYFTAPHEDRQAPDPRLARHVVPENRLRAYDVRSAIDAIADVGSVLELRPDHGVGIVTALMRVEGAAYGVLANSSAHLGGAIDAEAADKAADFLELCESHRLPVVSLCDTPGFMVGPESEKDATVRRFGRFFVAGARLTVPFGMIILRKGYGLGAMAMAGGSFHAPEFTVAWPTGEIGGMGLEGAVRLGFRKELDAAETPREREELFDRLVALAYQQGKALQAATSFELDDVIDPADSRAWIARLVQPR